Proteins encoded by one window of Candidatus Bathyarchaeota archaeon:
- a CDS encoding ABC transporter ATP-binding protein, translated as MTLGEKIKLKAVDITKIFEDGDRKVVAIKDFNLEVKENEFTVIVGPSGCGKSTFLYMVAGFEKPTKGKILLNGKPITKPGPDRGIVFQEPALYPWRTVLGNIMFGLEVAGVPKDKAKKKAMQYVKMVGLTGFENAYPHTLSGGMKQRVGIARALAYDPEILLMDEPFGALDAQTRKIMQQELIRIWEKTKKTVIFVTHSVIEAVYLADTIVVMTARPGRVKGIINVDLPRPRSYTDPDYLKIREKVLSLLEEEVKKSLELERKI; from the coding sequence ATGACCTTGGGAGAAAAAATTAAATTGAAAGCAGTTGACATAACGAAAATTTTCGAAGACGGAGATAGAAAGGTTGTAGCCATTAAAGACTTCAATTTAGAAGTAAAAGAAAATGAGTTCACCGTAATAGTTGGGCCTTCAGGATGTGGAAAATCAACTTTTCTCTACATGGTTGCCGGGTTTGAAAAACCGACTAAAGGAAAAATTCTGCTTAACGGCAAACCAATCACAAAACCGGGGCCAGATAGAGGAATAGTTTTCCAAGAACCAGCTCTTTACCCTTGGAGAACAGTTCTCGGCAACATAATGTTTGGACTTGAAGTAGCCGGTGTGCCTAAAGACAAGGCAAAAAAGAAAGCTATGCAATACGTCAAAATGGTCGGATTAACAGGATTTGAAAATGCTTATCCACACACTCTTTCAGGCGGAATGAAACAACGAGTAGGCATCGCCCGCGCACTTGCCTATGACCCAGAAATTTTATTAATGGATGAACCCTTCGGTGCACTTGACGCTCAAACACGTAAAATTATGCAACAAGAACTCATAAGAATATGGGAAAAAACCAAGAAAACAGTCATTTTCGTAACACATTCGGTTATTGAAGCAGTCTATCTTGCCGACACCATAGTTGTTATGACTGCAAGACCGGGAAGGGTAAAGGGAATAATAAATGTTGATTTACCCAGACCTAGAAGCTATACAGATCCAGACTATCTTAAGATAAGGGAGAAAGTTTTAAGCCTTTTGGAAGAAGAAGTCAAGAAAAGCCTAGAACTAGAAAGAAAAATTTAA
- a CDS encoding ATP-grasp domain-containing protein: MKRILVCGAGGTAAVNFMRALRESNERIYIVGVDCNPYHIYLAREADKRYVVPRYDQADYIEKLNEIIEKESIQFVHAQPDVEVGRISEDREKLKAKTFLPDKKAVKLCHNKYELIRHLRERKIPTARNILITKEEDIKLAFEEFGQRIWLRAIRGAGGKGSLPVEKFEHAKAWIDYWNGWGNFVAEEYLPGRNIAWQSIFKNGELITSLVWERLEYIISHVSPSGITGTPSIARIITDQRVDEIALKTVNSASNRPNGIFSIDFKENKEGIPCVTEINPGRFFTPSYMYVKAGVNLPEIYLKLAFDEPIPELPKFNAFKEKILWIRGIDIEPVAVKI; encoded by the coding sequence GTGAAGAGAATTCTGGTCTGCGGAGCAGGTGGAACAGCTGCTGTCAACTTTATGAGAGCACTTAGAGAGTCAAATGAGAGAATATACATAGTCGGCGTGGATTGTAACCCTTACCATATATACTTGGCCCGAGAAGCTGACAAAAGATACGTCGTACCAAGATACGACCAAGCGGATTACATTGAGAAACTAAACGAAATCATTGAAAAAGAGAGCATTCAGTTCGTTCATGCACAACCAGATGTGGAAGTTGGAAGAATAAGCGAAGACCGAGAGAAGTTGAAGGCAAAAACATTTCTTCCTGACAAGAAAGCCGTAAAACTTTGCCATAACAAGTATGAACTAATAAGACATCTGAGAGAAAGAAAAATACCGACAGCAAGGAATATTCTAATAACAAAGGAAGAAGACATTAAATTAGCCTTCGAAGAGTTTGGCCAAAGGATTTGGCTGCGGGCAATTAGAGGAGCTGGTGGAAAAGGTTCTCTGCCCGTAGAGAAATTTGAACATGCAAAAGCTTGGATTGACTATTGGAACGGTTGGGGAAACTTTGTTGCAGAAGAATACTTACCTGGAAGAAATATAGCTTGGCAGAGCATTTTCAAAAACGGAGAATTAATCACCAGCTTAGTTTGGGAAAGACTTGAATATATAATCTCTCATGTAAGCCCATCGGGCATTACTGGGACTCCATCTATTGCAAGAATAATAACTGACCAAAGAGTCGACGAAATTGCCTTAAAAACTGTAAATTCAGCGTCAAATAGGCCGAACGGAATTTTTTCGATAGACTTCAAGGAAAATAAGGAGGGAATTCCCTGCGTTACAGAAATAAATCCTGGAAGATTCTTTACTCCTTCATATATGTATGTAAAAGCCGGAGTAAATCTCCCAGAAATCTACTTAAAACTGGCCTTCGACGAGCCTATTCCTGAACTGCCTAAGTTTAACGCTTTCAAGGAAAAAATATTATGGATTAGAGGAATAGATATCGAACCGGTTGCTGTGAAAATTTAA
- a CDS encoding DUF354 domain-containing protein, whose translation MRIWYDACTGKHIRYGVAIAERLRKLGHKVILTTRKHPDTLLLAKLLNEKPIVVGKYAPTSKMTRLKASARRQLLFCKMFEKDKPDLAIMHVSIECARVAFGLGIPLISTFDTPHAEAQCRLTVPLTDMVIASKAIPPQAVYQYGAKKLVQFDGVDEVAWIKDFKPKMRFDFEKPFIVVRETEVKAAYAEGVSNITEKIAKKLSSLANVVFLPRYKRKPRRGLIVPKTFVDSASLVAEADLVVSVGGTLSREAALMGTPSIIVQLFGKQYVNKYLAEKGFPIFSVSPSAATDYAKKYLGKKWDTKPLLEKLENPVDVIERVIKEEINESKN comes from the coding sequence ATGCGAATTTGGTATGACGCTTGCACAGGCAAACATATTCGGTATGGAGTAGCAATAGCTGAACGTTTACGGAAACTTGGTCACAAGGTTATACTAACGACTAGAAAACACCCTGACACTTTACTATTAGCAAAGCTTTTGAACGAAAAACCCATAGTTGTCGGAAAGTATGCACCAACTTCAAAAATGACAAGACTTAAAGCAAGCGCAAGAAGACAATTACTTTTCTGTAAAATGTTTGAGAAAGATAAGCCTGACCTTGCGATAATGCACGTTTCAATTGAGTGTGCCAGAGTAGCATTCGGCCTTGGAATACCATTAATTTCAACATTTGATACCCCACATGCAGAGGCCCAGTGTAGATTGACTGTTCCACTAACAGATATGGTAATTGCTTCTAAAGCAATTCCTCCTCAAGCTGTTTATCAGTATGGAGCAAAAAAATTAGTACAATTTGACGGAGTGGACGAAGTAGCGTGGATTAAAGATTTCAAACCTAAAATGAGATTTGACTTCGAAAAACCGTTTATCGTAGTGAGGGAAACCGAGGTTAAAGCTGCATATGCCGAGGGAGTAAGCAATATAACGGAGAAAATAGCTAAAAAATTAAGCTCCTTAGCTAACGTCGTCTTTCTCCCACGTTACAAAAGAAAACCAAGAAGAGGCTTAATAGTTCCCAAAACATTTGTAGATTCAGCAAGTCTTGTCGCCGAAGCGGATTTAGTAGTCAGCGTAGGCGGAACATTATCCAGAGAGGCTGCATTGATGGGAACGCCAAGTATAATAGTTCAGTTGTTTGGGAAACAGTACGTTAACAAGTACTTAGCGGAAAAGGGCTTTCCAATATTCAGCGTCAGCCCCTCGGCTGCAACAGATTATGCTAAAAAATATCTGGGTAAAAAATGGGATACGAAGCCGCTGCTGGAAAAGCTTGAAAATCCAGTTGACGTTATAGAAAGGGTTATTAAAGAAGAGATTAATGAAAGCAAAAATTAA
- a CDS encoding glycosyltransferase family 39 protein gives MKLRKEKIVESIKSLWKVRPKISHETILVFSALFLIFLVALVVRLLPMRWGMALSEFDPYVQYHFTEHVVNKGFLSWVDWRDYQRWYPWGAYVPKTNLPGLPLTAATFYTIISMLGIQISLKDFCILFPAIMGAITCIALYFLGKDVGGKDVGLLSALILALSPTYISRTSIGFFDDETVGLLGVILCFLFFLRAIEEDKPIRSSIMYGILSGAALGYIFSAWGAALYPVGIITLFAFVIILLRRYNTRFLLSYSLLFGIGLFIAMNVPKLGIGFLKSWAILIVAGVFLLLCLNEVVKRTHTTKWKVVYVAAFTSMLVVGFLTLYQLGYVSGIAGKFISVLNPFARESSPIIMSVQEHRVTSWSSLYYEFGVVAVFMVLGFFFIAGNLTNRNIFLIIFGLTALYFSSSMVRVLVLSAPAVGLIAGIGITRLVKPFITLAKERRVIPKKKAFAGTIGREFSAVPIIMCFLLLMANFAFPYPRVFNHAYTPVTLFSGSLPLTPSQPVTEWMDALHWMKTNLPKDAVVFSWWDYGYWITVEANRTSVADNNTFNTTHIALIGRAFVENETNAFKVLSIIKDPSKGSRFDRPPDYVLVFFVVYDYTRQQIESSYRGWPNFIADTPRDYPIVGYGDFGKWTWMLRISNSSSKVQDLCEHMGMGRLYVSDYLNLTNFAIIPREKGGRFYDSFIYLLMEHARCKLILDRHSYANVTDPTAEDQFFSSHFELVYPKDGNDIKTYYGFLPIIAIYKVHYNNELIR, from the coding sequence GTGAAACTTAGAAAGGAGAAAATTGTCGAAAGCATAAAAAGCTTGTGGAAAGTTCGACCAAAAATCTCCCATGAGACGATACTTGTTTTTTCCGCTCTCTTCCTGATCTTTCTCGTAGCATTGGTTGTTAGGCTTCTTCCAATGCGGTGGGGAATGGCTCTCTCCGAATTCGACCCGTACGTGCAATACCACTTTACTGAACATGTAGTTAACAAAGGTTTCTTGTCATGGGTAGATTGGAGAGACTATCAACGTTGGTATCCTTGGGGTGCTTATGTTCCGAAAACCAACCTTCCAGGTCTCCCATTGACAGCTGCAACATTTTACACCATAATATCCATGCTAGGGATACAAATATCCCTCAAAGATTTCTGCATACTGTTCCCAGCAATCATGGGAGCCATAACCTGCATAGCACTCTACTTCCTCGGCAAAGACGTGGGCGGAAAGGACGTCGGGCTTCTTTCAGCTCTCATACTTGCCCTAAGCCCAACCTACATCTCAAGAACATCCATCGGCTTCTTTGATGACGAAACAGTAGGGCTTCTCGGAGTCATACTGTGCTTCCTATTCTTCCTAAGAGCCATCGAAGAGGATAAGCCCATTAGATCTTCCATAATGTATGGAATATTATCCGGGGCAGCGTTAGGATACATATTTTCCGCGTGGGGAGCGGCACTTTACCCTGTGGGAATAATTACTCTCTTTGCATTTGTAATTATCTTATTACGCAGATATAACACGCGCTTCCTTCTGAGTTACAGCCTACTGTTCGGAATCGGATTATTTATTGCAATGAACGTTCCAAAGCTCGGTATAGGATTTTTAAAATCATGGGCAATTTTAATTGTTGCAGGAGTATTTTTGCTGTTATGTTTAAATGAAGTTGTTAAAAGAACGCATACCACGAAATGGAAGGTAGTATATGTAGCAGCCTTTACATCAATGCTTGTCGTGGGCTTTTTAACCTTGTACCAGCTAGGCTATGTAAGTGGTATTGCGGGGAAATTTATATCTGTTCTAAACCCCTTTGCCAGAGAATCGTCGCCAATAATAATGTCAGTGCAGGAGCATCGCGTAACTTCTTGGTCTTCACTTTACTATGAATTTGGCGTTGTCGCAGTCTTTATGGTACTGGGCTTCTTCTTCATTGCTGGAAACTTGACGAATCGAAACATTTTCCTCATAATTTTCGGCTTAACCGCATTGTACTTTTCAAGTTCGATGGTTAGAGTTCTAGTTTTATCTGCACCAGCAGTTGGACTTATCGCGGGTATAGGCATAACAAGGCTTGTAAAACCCTTTATAACCTTGGCGAAGGAACGTAGGGTCATTCCTAAAAAGAAGGCTTTTGCTGGAACCATAGGAAGAGAATTTAGCGCAGTTCCAATAATTATGTGCTTTTTGCTCTTAATGGCTAACTTTGCCTTTCCGTATCCAAGGGTCTTTAATCATGCGTATACTCCGGTTACTCTTTTCTCTGGAAGTCTCCCTCTTACACCATCGCAACCAGTAACCGAATGGATGGACGCCTTACACTGGATGAAAACTAATCTTCCGAAGGATGCCGTTGTTTTTAGCTGGTGGGATTACGGCTACTGGATAACTGTTGAAGCGAATAGAACATCAGTTGCAGATAACAATACATTTAACACAACTCATATAGCGTTAATTGGAAGAGCATTTGTTGAAAACGAAACGAACGCCTTTAAAGTATTAAGTATTATTAAAGATCCAAGTAAGGGTTCAAGATTTGATAGGCCTCCGGATTACGTGCTTGTTTTCTTTGTGGTTTACGACTATACTAGGCAGCAAATTGAGTCCAGTTATCGTGGGTGGCCTAACTTTATAGCTGATACTCCAAGAGATTATCCTATTGTAGGATATGGAGATTTTGGAAAATGGACTTGGATGCTTCGAATAAGCAATTCAAGTAGCAAGGTGCAGGATTTATGTGAACATATGGGTATGGGACGTCTTTATGTAAGTGATTACTTAAACTTAACAAATTTTGCAATTATTCCTCGCGAGAAAGGCGGAAGATTTTATGATTCATTTATTTATCTTCTTATGGAGCATGCTAGATGCAAATTGATTTTGGATAGACATTCCTATGCGAATGTAACAGATCCAACTGCTGAAGATCAATTCTTTAGTTCTCATTTTGAACTTGTTTATCCCAAGGATGGAAACGACATAAAGACGTATTACGGATTTTTGCCTATTATTGCTATTTACAAGGTGCATTATAACAATGAATTGATAAGATGA
- the gcvH gene encoding glycine cleavage system protein GcvH, whose product MIEMSNEKYIVPENLYYTKEHEWLKIDNTMATVGITDYAQKALHEIVFVDLPEVGKRVKQMEPIGTVESVKAVSEIYTPISGEVIQVNDKLAENPEFVNQDPYGKGWIAKIQPENINEEIKNLMDSKAYRDYLKTLEQTE is encoded by the coding sequence ATGATTGAAATGAGCAATGAAAAATACATAGTTCCTGAAAACCTCTATTACACAAAAGAGCATGAATGGCTAAAAATTGATAATACTATGGCTACAGTAGGAATAACAGATTATGCTCAAAAAGCCCTACATGAAATAGTATTCGTTGACTTGCCCGAAGTAGGAAAAAGAGTTAAGCAAATGGAACCAATCGGAACAGTTGAATCCGTAAAGGCAGTTTCAGAAATATACACTCCAATATCTGGAGAAGTAATCCAAGTAAATGACAAACTTGCGGAAAACCCCGAATTTGTAAATCAAGACCCCTACGGAAAAGGCTGGATAGCGAAAATCCAGCCTGAAAACATAAACGAAGAAATAAAAAACTTAATGGATTCAAAAGCATATAGAGATTACCTAAAGACGCTTGAACAAACAGAATAA
- the gcvT gene encoding glycine cleavage system aminomethyltransferase GcvT — protein MTLFAGFEMPLWYKGIIPEHLAVRNNVGIFDITHMGRALIIGPEAERFLNYVSTNDVSLLTPLSAQYSTLCNEKGGIIDDFVVSRLEEEKFLMVYNASNREKDFKWLTKHAEGFNVKIEDVSENIAMFAVQGPKAQETLQKISTEDLSQIGRFKCGWTKLAETQTFVSRTGYTGEDGFEVFVWNTPVTNPEKAHKVWNAILEAGKEFQIEPCGLGARDTLRLEAGMCLYGNDIDENTTPLEARISFVVKFNKESFIGKEALLRQKEEGLKRRRVGIKMIEKGIPRQHHEVCKNSKKIGEITSGTFAPFLKIGIGMAYVKKEYKEGEEVKVKIRDKLLKAEIVKLPFYQRRSHDTVILYGKKYPIEEARKLISTLKA, from the coding sequence ATGACATTATTCGCTGGATTTGAAATGCCCCTATGGTATAAGGGCATAATTCCGGAACACTTAGCCGTTAGAAACAACGTTGGAATATTCGACATAACCCACATGGGCCGAGCCCTAATAATCGGTCCAGAAGCAGAAAGATTCCTAAACTACGTTTCTACAAACGATGTTTCGTTACTGACGCCTCTAAGCGCCCAATATTCAACTCTATGCAACGAGAAAGGCGGAATAATAGATGATTTTGTGGTTTCAAGACTTGAAGAGGAAAAATTCTTAATGGTATACAACGCAAGCAACAGAGAAAAAGACTTCAAATGGTTAACAAAACATGCAGAAGGCTTTAACGTAAAAATCGAAGATGTTTCAGAAAACATCGCAATGTTCGCAGTTCAAGGGCCAAAAGCTCAAGAAACACTGCAGAAAATCTCCACCGAAGATCTAAGCCAAATAGGAAGATTCAAATGCGGATGGACAAAACTTGCAGAAACCCAAACCTTTGTTTCAAGAACAGGTTACACCGGAGAAGACGGATTCGAAGTATTCGTTTGGAATACGCCAGTAACCAACCCAGAAAAAGCCCACAAAGTATGGAACGCAATACTTGAAGCTGGAAAAGAGTTCCAAATAGAGCCATGCGGGTTAGGAGCCAGAGACACACTGCGTTTAGAAGCGGGAATGTGCCTCTACGGAAACGACATAGACGAAAACACCACTCCTTTGGAAGCTAGAATAAGCTTCGTGGTAAAATTTAACAAGGAAAGCTTCATCGGAAAAGAAGCATTGCTAAGACAAAAGGAAGAAGGACTAAAACGAAGAAGAGTAGGCATAAAAATGATTGAAAAAGGAATACCGAGACAGCATCATGAAGTTTGCAAGAACAGCAAAAAAATAGGAGAAATAACAAGCGGAACTTTCGCACCCTTCTTAAAAATAGGAATAGGAATGGCCTACGTAAAGAAGGAGTACAAAGAAGGAGAAGAAGTCAAAGTAAAAATCAGAGACAAATTACTCAAAGCAGAAATCGTTAAACTACCGTTCTATCAACGAAGAAGCCACGACACGGTCATACTTTACGGGAAAAAATATCCAATAGAAGAAGCAAGAAAGTTAATTTCCACACTAAAAGCTTAA
- the topA gene encoding DNA topoisomerase I: protein MEKYTLIVTEKPEAARRIAEALNLKGKPKKHEENGVPYYIAERNKKIVIVPALGHLFTVTHERGGRNYYPVFNFMWAPRYKAERGAQQIRTWIETISKLAENANEFIDACDYDIEGSVIGYCILKYACKSKESVAKRMKFSTLTKAELENAYENPLPKLDFALIEAGRTRHEVDWLYGVNLTRALTLAASRSSGKYATLSTGRVQGPTLKFLVAREKAIRSFVPIPYWSIRAEVEIKGKIYEVEYEKEIIKKKIEADKIIEACQGKTGKIEKIEVRKFKQAPPIPFDIGGLQTEAYSLFGYTPRRTLNIAERLYLSALISYPRTSSQKLPPVINYENILKGLSKNPSYRKLTAELLGKEKLTPREGKKEDPAHPAIYPTGNMPDRELSEPERRIWDLVVRRFMAVFGEPAIKESMKVTIDVNGHRFFLRGRRVLKEGWTKFYAPYIRSEEIILPSLKEEEEVKIVRVIRDDKFTKPPARYNPSSLLKKMEEEGIGTKATRADIIQTLYNRRYIREERIVVTDLGFDIIEVLEKYCPQVISVQLTRELESKMEKIQSNGEKRENVLFEAVNFLKPILEEIKSKEAAIGKALNQAVKKARIEERIIGKCPNCGTGQLMILYSRKTRKRFIGCTNYFKGLCKTSFPLPQRGTLKPTGAQCKQCGWPTIQVRMKGRRPWTLCFNPQCPSRERRKKVEVQNM, encoded by the coding sequence ATGGAAAAGTACACATTAATAGTTACAGAAAAACCTGAAGCAGCTAGACGAATTGCCGAAGCGCTAAACTTAAAGGGTAAACCGAAAAAGCATGAAGAAAATGGGGTTCCTTACTATATTGCTGAAAGAAATAAGAAAATAGTTATTGTTCCCGCCTTAGGACATCTTTTCACAGTAACTCACGAGAGAGGTGGAAGAAACTATTATCCAGTCTTCAATTTTATGTGGGCTCCCAGATATAAGGCTGAGCGAGGCGCACAACAAATTCGAACATGGATAGAAACCATATCTAAACTTGCCGAAAACGCTAATGAATTCATCGACGCATGCGACTATGACATAGAAGGAAGCGTAATAGGCTATTGCATACTTAAATACGCATGCAAAAGTAAGGAATCAGTAGCTAAGAGAATGAAGTTTTCAACGTTAACTAAGGCTGAACTGGAGAATGCCTACGAGAATCCGCTGCCAAAACTGGATTTTGCTTTAATAGAAGCGGGTAGAACGAGGCATGAAGTAGATTGGCTTTACGGCGTAAACTTAACGCGGGCCTTAACCCTAGCGGCAAGTAGGTCAAGCGGAAAATATGCCACCCTCAGCACCGGGAGAGTTCAAGGGCCAACCTTAAAGTTTCTTGTAGCCAGAGAAAAAGCCATAAGAAGTTTTGTTCCAATACCTTACTGGTCTATTAGAGCTGAAGTTGAAATTAAAGGTAAAATATACGAAGTTGAATATGAAAAGGAAATAATCAAGAAGAAAATAGAAGCAGACAAAATAATTGAAGCTTGCCAGGGAAAAACTGGCAAAATTGAGAAAATAGAAGTTAGAAAGTTTAAGCAAGCGCCTCCTATTCCGTTTGATATTGGAGGTTTGCAGACAGAAGCCTACAGCCTTTTCGGGTACACGCCGAGAAGAACGCTGAACATAGCTGAACGGCTCTATTTAAGCGCATTAATATCATATCCGAGAACAAGCAGTCAAAAACTACCGCCAGTGATAAATTACGAAAACATTCTGAAAGGATTAAGCAAAAACCCATCATACAGAAAATTAACTGCAGAATTGTTAGGAAAAGAAAAGCTTACACCAAGAGAAGGGAAGAAAGAAGACCCTGCGCATCCAGCCATATATCCAACCGGCAACATGCCCGACAGAGAGCTAAGCGAACCTGAAAGGAGAATATGGGACCTTGTGGTTAGGCGTTTTATGGCAGTTTTCGGCGAACCAGCAATCAAAGAAAGCATGAAAGTTACGATAGACGTTAATGGACACCGCTTCTTCCTTCGTGGGAGAAGAGTTCTAAAAGAAGGATGGACAAAGTTTTACGCTCCTTACATTAGAAGCGAAGAAATAATTCTCCCTTCATTAAAAGAGGAAGAAGAAGTAAAAATTGTAAGAGTAATAAGGGATGATAAGTTTACAAAGCCTCCTGCAAGGTATAATCCAAGCAGCTTGCTCAAAAAGATGGAAGAAGAAGGAATAGGAACTAAAGCGACAAGGGCGGACATAATTCAAACCCTCTATAACCGAAGATATATACGTGAAGAAAGAATAGTTGTAACAGATTTAGGCTTCGACATAATAGAAGTTTTAGAAAAATACTGCCCACAAGTCATAAGCGTCCAGTTAACACGTGAACTAGAAAGCAAAATGGAAAAAATTCAAAGCAACGGCGAAAAAAGAGAAAACGTACTATTCGAAGCAGTTAACTTCCTCAAACCAATTCTTGAAGAAATCAAGAGCAAAGAGGCAGCCATAGGTAAAGCCTTAAACCAAGCTGTAAAAAAGGCGAGAATAGAAGAAAGAATAATTGGAAAGTGCCCAAACTGCGGAACAGGGCAATTAATGATTCTATATTCAAGAAAAACCAGAAAACGCTTCATTGGATGCACAAACTACTTTAAAGGACTATGCAAAACCTCCTTCCCGCTTCCGCAAAGGGGAACCTTAAAACCAACAGGTGCACAATGCAAACAATGCGGATGGCCAACAATACAAGTCAGAATGAAGGGAAGAAGGCCATGGACCTTGTGCTTTAATCCCCAATGCCCCTCCAGAGAAAGGAGGAAAAAAGTTGAAGTGCAAAATATGTGA
- a CDS encoding CDP-2,3-bis-(O-geranylgeranyl)-sn-glycerol synthase, translated as MIIETIIEALKFILPAYCANATPVIIGGGKPLDLGKNYKDGRRIFGENKTFRGFFSGLIIGSLVGIAENLFFGYPILFGFITSLGALTGDLVKSFFKRRIGLKPGKMLPVADQLDFVLGATLFSFLLMPPTLEVFITIIVITPPVHLITNFLAYLLKLKSHPF; from the coding sequence TTGATAATAGAGACAATAATAGAAGCCCTAAAATTCATACTTCCCGCCTACTGCGCCAATGCCACACCAGTAATAATCGGCGGAGGAAAACCCCTCGACTTAGGGAAAAATTACAAAGATGGCCGTCGAATCTTTGGAGAAAACAAGACTTTCAGAGGTTTCTTCTCAGGATTAATTATAGGCTCACTTGTTGGTATTGCCGAAAATCTATTTTTCGGTTACCCCATACTTTTCGGATTTATCACTTCCCTCGGCGCCCTAACCGGAGACCTAGTAAAATCCTTTTTCAAAAGAAGAATAGGATTAAAACCCGGAAAAATGCTTCCAGTAGCAGACCAACTTGACTTTGTTTTAGGGGCTACGCTTTTTTCTTTTCTGTTAATGCCTCCAACATTAGAAGTTTTCATCACCATAATTGTAATTACTCCACCAGTTCATTTAATAACTAATTTTTTAGCGTACCTGCTTAAATTAAAAAGTCATCCTTTTTAG
- a CDS encoding AAA family ATPase encodes MTCETALRLVISTGCSSLDRLLMGGLTAETLNLIYGEAETGKTTLTIQCAVNCGRMKLKTILVDCDGSFSTQRLIQIAPEDYEEIAEKIILAKPENFKQQSYLIDQLENLITEKVRLIAIDTVTSLYRAELAENSKKIFKLNRELNRQLAYLSQLAKTRKMTVLLTSQVRSVLQTEEMIVEPVATRVLKFWADTVINLKPTTRPYVIKAVLEKHPEQKKLKTCFLKITQRGITAIDEQT; translated from the coding sequence TTGACGTGTGAAACAGCATTGAGACTGGTAATCTCAACAGGGTGCAGTTCGCTCGACAGATTACTAATGGGAGGACTAACAGCTGAAACTCTAAATTTAATCTATGGAGAAGCTGAAACAGGGAAGACCACTCTGACTATCCAGTGCGCTGTCAACTGCGGAAGAATGAAACTAAAAACAATACTGGTCGACTGCGACGGAAGCTTCTCAACCCAACGTTTAATCCAAATAGCCCCCGAAGACTACGAAGAAATCGCAGAAAAAATAATCCTAGCAAAACCAGAAAATTTTAAACAGCAATCCTACTTAATCGACCAACTTGAAAACTTAATTACAGAAAAAGTCCGTTTAATAGCAATTGACACAGTTACATCGCTATACAGAGCCGAACTCGCCGAAAACTCAAAGAAAATTTTCAAATTAAACAGAGAACTAAACAGACAACTAGCATATCTATCGCAGCTGGCAAAAACAAGAAAAATGACAGTCCTATTAACAAGCCAAGTTAGAAGCGTCCTCCAAACCGAAGAAATGATTGTTGAACCCGTTGCGACAAGAGTCCTAAAATTCTGGGCAGACACCGTTATAAATCTGAAGCCGACAACACGTCCATATGTAATAAAAGCCGTTCTGGAGAAACATCCAGAACAGAAAAAACTTAAAACGTGCTTTCTGAAAATCACCCAAAGAGGCATAACCGCCATAGATGAACAAACTTGA